A portion of the Stella humosa genome contains these proteins:
- a CDS encoding M3 family oligoendopeptidase, producing MASNAASAPIGALPEWDLSDLYPAPDSAELAADITRAGADAKAFRAAYEGKLAGLSGDGLAEALASYERLQDLLGRIMSYGQLVHSRAMSDETIGRFYQTMQEQVTEITSDLIFFTLELNRIEEADMAAKLAAPALARYAPWIADTRAFRPHQLSDEVERLLHDKSVAGRSAWVRLYDETTAALRFPLGDEKLTMAEVLHRMSDRDGAVRQAAAMSLGQVLGDNARLFALVTNTLAKDKEIEDRWRGFPRPISARNLSNFVEDEVVDALLAAARESYPRLTHRYYALKAKWFGVEKLDHWDRNAPLPGDDDRVIPWAEARDTVLGAYAHFSPELAAIGRRFFDAAWIDAPVKPGKASGAFAHPTVPSAHPYLLLNYQGKTRDVMTLAHELGHGVHQILAAGQGPLLADTPLTLAETASVFGEMLTFRAMLRAETDPARRKIMLATKVEDMLNTAIRQVAMCEFERRLHDRRREGELTAKEIGLLWRETQTESLGPAIRLGQGYEWYWAYIPHFIHTPFYVYAYAFGDCLVNSLYSVYQGAEEGFAEKYLDMLRAGGSKRHGELLAPFGLDAADPAFWRRGLSVIEGMIDELERLE from the coding sequence ATGGCAAGCAACGCGGCATCGGCCCCCATCGGCGCGCTCCCGGAATGGGACCTGAGCGACCTCTACCCCGCCCCGGATTCGGCCGAGCTGGCGGCCGACATCACGCGCGCGGGTGCCGATGCCAAGGCGTTCCGGGCAGCCTATGAGGGCAAGCTGGCGGGCCTTTCCGGCGACGGATTGGCAGAGGCATTGGCGTCCTACGAGCGGCTGCAGGACCTGCTGGGCCGGATCATGAGCTATGGCCAGCTCGTCCATTCCCGCGCCATGTCGGACGAGACGATCGGCCGCTTCTACCAGACCATGCAGGAGCAGGTGACCGAGATCACCTCGGACCTGATCTTCTTCACGCTCGAGCTGAACCGCATCGAGGAAGCGGACATGGCGGCCAAGCTGGCCGCGCCCGCACTCGCCCGCTATGCGCCCTGGATCGCCGACACCCGCGCCTTCCGCCCGCACCAGCTATCCGACGAGGTCGAGCGCCTGCTGCACGACAAGTCGGTCGCCGGCCGGTCGGCATGGGTCCGCCTCTATGACGAGACGACGGCGGCCTTGCGCTTCCCGCTGGGCGACGAGAAGCTGACCATGGCCGAGGTGCTGCACCGCATGTCCGACCGCGACGGCGCGGTGCGGCAGGCGGCCGCCATGAGCCTGGGCCAGGTGCTGGGCGACAATGCGCGGCTCTTCGCGCTCGTCACCAACACGCTGGCCAAGGACAAGGAGATCGAGGATCGCTGGCGCGGCTTCCCGCGCCCGATCTCGGCCCGCAACCTCTCCAACTTCGTCGAGGACGAGGTGGTGGACGCCCTGCTCGCGGCCGCCCGCGAGTCCTACCCGCGTCTCACGCACCGCTATTATGCCCTGAAGGCCAAGTGGTTCGGGGTAGAGAAGCTCGACCATTGGGACCGCAACGCGCCGCTGCCGGGCGACGACGACCGCGTCATCCCCTGGGCCGAGGCGCGCGACACGGTGCTGGGCGCCTACGCCCATTTCTCGCCCGAGCTGGCGGCGATCGGCCGGCGCTTCTTCGACGCCGCCTGGATCGACGCGCCGGTGAAGCCCGGCAAGGCGTCGGGCGCCTTCGCCCACCCGACCGTGCCGAGCGCCCACCCCTACCTGCTGCTCAACTACCAGGGCAAGACGCGGGACGTGATGACGCTGGCCCACGAGCTGGGCCATGGCGTGCACCAGATCCTGGCCGCGGGCCAGGGGCCGCTGCTGGCCGACACGCCCTTGACCCTGGCCGAGACCGCGTCCGTCTTCGGCGAGATGCTGACCTTCCGCGCCATGCTGCGGGCCGAGACCGACCCGGCGCGGCGCAAGATCATGCTGGCCACCAAGGTCGAGGACATGCTGAACACCGCCATCCGCCAGGTGGCGATGTGCGAGTTCGAGCGCCGGCTGCACGATCGCCGGCGCGAGGGCGAGCTGACGGCCAAGGAAATCGGCCTGCTGTGGCGCGAGACCCAGACCGAGAGCCTGGGGCCGGCGATCCGCCTGGGCCAGGGCTATGAGTGGTACTGGGCCTACATCCCCCACTTCATCCACACGCCCTTCTATGTCTATGCCTATGCCTTCGGCGACTGCCTGGTGAACTCGCTCTATTCCGTCTACCAGGGTGCCGAGGAGGGCTTCGCCGAGAAGTATCTCGACATGCTGCGGGCGGGCGGCAGCAAGCGCCATGGCGAGCTGCTGGCGCCGTTCGGGCTGGATGCCGCCGACCCCGCCTTCTGGCGTCGCGGCCTCAGCGTGATCGAGGGCATGATCGACGAGTTGGAGCGGCTGGAATGA
- a CDS encoding cryptochrome/photolyase family protein gives MAAVRNLILVLGDQLTPSVSSLAGADRSRDRVLMAELRCEATYAWHHKKKIAFLFSAMRHFAEELRAAGWTVDYMKLGGPDDPGSFTGQLAVAVAEHQPERIVVTEAAEWRVLREMEGWRALFSIPVDILPDDRFLCSPDAFRAWAAGRKQLRMEYFYRDMRRRTGLLMDGDQPAGGRWNFDSENRKPADIDLFMPRPMGRPPDAITREVLELVAARFGEHFGDLEPFWFAVTRADAEAAFAAFVADALPHFGDYQDAMLAREPFLYHSVIAQYLNCGLLDPLRVCRQVEAAWRAGKAPLNAAEGFIRQIIGWREYVRGVYWLKMPGYAHSNFFGHTRPLPDFYWTARTDMACVRAVVTQTREQAYAHHIQRLMVTGNFALLAGIDPHALHQWYLAVYADAYEWVELPNTVGMSQFADGGLLASKPYAASGAYINRMSDYCRSCAYEVKQRTGPRACPFNALYWDFIARNRELVGGNPRMAQMVRTYDNFEPAERQRIGDSAASFLASL, from the coding sequence ATGGCCGCCGTTCGCAACCTGATCCTTGTGCTCGGCGACCAGCTCACACCGAGCGTGTCCAGCCTTGCCGGTGCGGATCGGTCGCGCGACCGCGTGCTGATGGCGGAGCTTCGCTGCGAGGCGACCTACGCCTGGCATCACAAGAAGAAGATCGCGTTCCTCTTCTCCGCCATGCGCCATTTCGCCGAGGAACTGCGGGCCGCCGGATGGACGGTCGACTATATGAAGCTGGGCGGCCCGGACGATCCAGGCAGCTTCACCGGGCAGCTCGCCGTCGCCGTCGCCGAACATCAGCCAGAGCGGATCGTCGTCACGGAAGCTGCCGAGTGGCGGGTCCTGCGGGAGATGGAGGGGTGGCGGGCGCTGTTTTCGATTCCGGTCGATATCCTTCCCGACGATCGCTTCCTGTGTTCGCCCGACGCGTTCCGCGCCTGGGCCGCCGGGCGCAAGCAGTTGCGCATGGAGTATTTCTATCGCGACATGCGCCGGCGGACCGGATTGCTCATGGACGGCGATCAGCCGGCCGGCGGCAGATGGAACTTCGACAGCGAGAACCGGAAGCCGGCGGACATCGACCTGTTCATGCCGCGACCGATGGGGCGCCCGCCCGACGCCATCACCCGCGAGGTGCTGGAACTGGTCGCGGCTCGGTTCGGCGAGCACTTCGGCGATCTCGAACCCTTCTGGTTCGCCGTCACGCGCGCCGATGCCGAGGCTGCCTTTGCAGCGTTCGTCGCCGATGCCTTGCCCCATTTCGGCGACTACCAGGATGCGATGCTGGCGCGCGAGCCGTTCCTCTACCATTCGGTCATCGCGCAGTACCTGAATTGCGGGCTGCTTGACCCGTTGCGCGTCTGCCGGCAAGTCGAGGCCGCCTGGCGGGCTGGCAAGGCGCCGCTCAACGCCGCCGAAGGATTCATCCGGCAGATCATCGGCTGGCGCGAGTATGTGCGCGGCGTCTACTGGCTGAAGATGCCCGGCTACGCGCACAGCAACTTCTTCGGTCACACCCGGCCGCTGCCGGATTTTTACTGGACTGCCCGGACCGACATGGCCTGCGTCCGGGCGGTGGTCACCCAGACCAGGGAGCAGGCCTACGCCCATCACATCCAGCGACTGATGGTCACCGGCAATTTCGCGCTGCTGGCCGGGATCGACCCGCACGCGCTGCACCAATGGTATCTGGCCGTCTATGCCGACGCCTATGAATGGGTGGAACTGCCCAACACCGTGGGCATGAGCCAGTTCGCCGACGGTGGCCTGCTCGCTTCCAAGCCCTATGCCGCCAGCGGGGCCTACATCAACCGCATGTCCGACTACTGCCGATCATGTGCCTACGAGGTGAAGCAGCGCACGGGGCCGCGGGCCTGCCCGTTCAACGCCCTCTATTGGGATTTCATCGCGCGCAACCGTGAACTGGTCGGTGGCAATCCGCGCATGGCGCAGATGGTCCGGACCTATGACAATTTCGAGCCAGCCGAACGCCAGCGCATCGGCGACAGTGCGGCCAGCTTTCTGGCGAGCCTGTGA
- a CDS encoding DUF2817 domain-containing protein, translating into MTDDLPQAALAAFSADYFEAREKFRRWAPSAVAYPSAAKGPGGEALSTDVAWFGDPAAPKVFVTVSSTHGVEGYCGSACQVDWLAGGGPGRLAADEAALVIHAINPYGFAWDRRVTEEGCDLNRNFVDFAAGVPENAGYDELAVHIVPPALDGPVFAAAEAAVADYRRRHGEKAFQIARKSGQYRHPAGVFFGGFAPSGPRRTLERIVGDYRLADRARVVVVDFHTGLGPFGYGEIQTEQVAGLDCYHRARTMFGRSVTSSELGTSTSVVLNGTMDGYWYQLLGDRQTYVCLEYGTFDPESGRRVMRQDHWLRAHGGPSPDPALAARFRAEMRAHFFPDSDDWKEMVVARARQVQRQAVEGLRG; encoded by the coding sequence ATGACCGACGACCTGCCGCAGGCGGCGCTTGCGGCCTTCTCCGCCGACTATTTCGAGGCCCGCGAGAAGTTCCGCCGCTGGGCGCCGTCGGCGGTCGCCTACCCCTCGGCCGCGAAAGGGCCGGGGGGCGAGGCGCTGTCCACGGATGTCGCCTGGTTCGGCGATCCGGCCGCGCCCAAGGTGTTCGTCACCGTGTCCTCGACCCATGGGGTCGAGGGCTATTGCGGCTCGGCCTGCCAGGTCGACTGGCTGGCGGGCGGCGGGCCGGGGCGGCTGGCGGCGGACGAGGCGGCGCTGGTCATCCACGCCATCAACCCCTACGGCTTCGCCTGGGACCGGCGCGTCACCGAGGAGGGCTGCGACCTCAACCGCAACTTCGTCGATTTCGCGGCCGGCGTGCCCGAGAACGCAGGCTATGACGAGCTGGCCGTCCACATCGTGCCGCCCGCCCTGGACGGGCCGGTGTTCGCGGCGGCCGAGGCCGCGGTCGCCGATTATCGCCGGCGCCACGGCGAGAAGGCGTTCCAGATCGCCCGCAAGTCCGGGCAGTACCGCCATCCGGCCGGCGTCTTTTTCGGCGGCTTCGCCCCCTCCGGCCCGCGCCGCACGCTGGAGCGGATCGTGGGCGACTACCGGCTGGCCGACCGCGCGCGCGTCGTCGTCGTCGACTTCCACACTGGCCTCGGCCCGTTCGGCTATGGCGAGATCCAGACCGAGCAGGTGGCGGGCCTCGACTGCTATCACCGGGCACGCACCATGTTCGGCCGCTCGGTCACCTCGTCGGAACTCGGCACCTCCACCTCGGTGGTGCTGAACGGCACGATGGACGGCTACTGGTATCAGTTGCTGGGCGACCGCCAGACCTATGTCTGCCTGGAATACGGCACCTTCGACCCCGAGAGCGGGCGGCGGGTGATGCGGCAGGACCATTGGCTGCGCGCGCATGGCGGCCCCAGCCCCGACCCGGCGCTGGCCGCCCGCTTCCGCGCCGAGATGCGCGCCCACTTCTTCCCCGACAGCGACGACTGGAAGGAAATGGTGGTTGCCCGCGCCCGCCAGGTGCAGCGGCAGGCGGTGGAGGGGCTGCGCGGCTAG
- a CDS encoding ABC1 kinase family protein: MASENSFGGRLRRYAQVSTTVGGVAARVAGGRLFGMKGDQDRQAADLRAALGGIKGPLMKVAQMLSTIPDALPDAYVRELQQLQAHAPAMGWPFVRRRMTSELGEGWRARFAEFEREAARAASLGQVHRATALDGRLLACKLQYPDMGSAVEADLRQLGLAFSIYQRYDRSVGMQEIRAEITDRLREELDYRREARHMGLYGRMLKGEAGVHVPEALPELSTDRLLTMTWLEGTSLAEAETAPVERRNAIARNLFQAWYVPFYRYGVIHGDPHLGNYTLGEGDAVNLLDFGCIRIFRPSFVAGVIDLYKALRDEDEALAVHAYETWGFVAPSRELIAVMNRWARFVYSPLMVDRTQPIQASKSGLYGAEVAAGVHKELRRIGGVTPPREFVLMDRAAIGLGSVFLRLGAELNWHRLFHGLVDDFDRKALEKRQKTALKAEGLEPAA, encoded by the coding sequence ATGGCATCCGAGAACAGCTTCGGCGGCCGGCTGCGCCGCTATGCCCAAGTGTCGACCACCGTGGGCGGGGTGGCGGCCCGCGTCGCCGGCGGCCGGCTGTTCGGCATGAAGGGCGACCAGGACCGCCAGGCGGCCGACCTGCGGGCGGCACTGGGCGGCATCAAGGGACCGTTGATGAAGGTGGCGCAGATGCTGTCCACCATCCCCGACGCCCTGCCCGATGCCTATGTCCGCGAGTTGCAGCAGTTGCAGGCGCATGCGCCGGCCATGGGTTGGCCCTTCGTGCGCCGCCGCATGACGTCCGAACTGGGCGAGGGGTGGCGCGCCCGCTTTGCCGAGTTCGAGCGCGAGGCCGCGCGCGCGGCCTCGCTGGGCCAGGTGCACCGGGCGACCGCACTCGACGGCCGGCTGCTTGCCTGCAAGCTGCAATATCCCGACATGGGATCGGCGGTGGAGGCCGACCTGCGCCAGCTCGGCCTGGCCTTCTCGATCTACCAGCGCTACGACCGCTCGGTCGGCATGCAGGAGATCCGCGCCGAGATCACCGACCGCCTGCGCGAGGAACTCGACTATCGCCGCGAGGCCCGCCACATGGGCCTTTATGGCCGCATGCTGAAGGGCGAGGCCGGCGTCCATGTGCCGGAAGCATTGCCAGAGCTGTCAACCGACCGGCTGCTGACGATGACCTGGCTGGAAGGCACGTCGCTGGCAGAGGCCGAGACCGCGCCGGTCGAGCGCCGCAACGCGATTGCCCGCAACCTCTTCCAGGCCTGGTACGTGCCCTTCTATCGCTATGGCGTCATCCATGGCGACCCGCATCTCGGCAACTACACGCTGGGCGAGGGCGACGCGGTGAACCTGCTGGATTTCGGCTGCATCCGCATCTTCCGCCCGTCCTTCGTGGCCGGCGTTATCGACCTCTACAAGGCGCTGCGCGACGAGGACGAGGCCTTGGCCGTCCACGCCTACGAGACCTGGGGCTTCGTTGCCCCCAGCCGCGAGCTGATCGCGGTGATGAACCGCTGGGCGCGCTTCGTCTATTCGCCGCTGATGGTCGACCGCACCCAGCCGATCCAGGCCTCCAAGAGCGGCCTCTACGGCGCCGAGGTGGCGGCCGGCGTGCACAAGGAGCTGCGCCGCATCGGCGGCGTCACCCCGCCGCGCGAGTTCGTCCTGATGGACCGCGCCGCCATCGGCCTGGGCTCGGTCTTCCTGCGCCTGGGCGCCGAGCTGAACTGGCACCGCCTGTTCCATGGCCTGGTCGACGACTTCGACCGCAAGGCGCTGGAGAAACGCCAGAAGACGGCCCTGAAGGCCGAGGGGCTGGAACCGGCGGCGTGA
- a CDS encoding DUF2256 domain-containing protein — translation MERRYTKPNLPEKTCAACGRPFAWRKKWTRDWDQVKTCSDRCKADLRRKGKVVPE, via the coding sequence ATGGAACGGCGCTACACCAAGCCGAACCTGCCCGAGAAGACCTGTGCTGCCTGCGGACGGCCTTTCGCCTGGCGCAAGAAGTGGACGCGCGACTGGGATCAGGTGAAGACCTGCTCCGACCGCTGCAAGGCCGACCTGCGCCGCAAGGGCAAGGTGGTGCCGGAATAG
- a CDS encoding potassium channel family protein, producing the protein MDDLPSANDAPPKEAAWRQKLRRLYVGESLAARRFQWSAAAIDIVIISFFILAPVLQEEPWFLWFDYAVAVLLTADLAARAAAARDLRHWVRQPAVWVDFVVLATLLAPLWLANLGFLRILRLWTLSQKDVFWRPLRNSRHRHWEDVGRAGINLVTCLFLITGFVFTAFARPGSGIEGYIDALYFTVATVTTTGFGDITLPGAAGKLTSIVAMIVGISLFVRLAQALFKPFKVLYPCPRCALQRHEPDAVHCRACGHILAIPDPGE; encoded by the coding sequence ATGGACGACCTTCCGAGCGCGAACGACGCACCCCCGAAAGAGGCAGCCTGGCGGCAGAAGCTGAGGCGCCTCTACGTCGGCGAAAGTCTGGCGGCACGCCGTTTCCAGTGGTCGGCGGCGGCGATCGACATCGTGATCATTTCGTTCTTCATCCTGGCGCCCGTCCTCCAGGAAGAGCCCTGGTTTCTCTGGTTCGACTACGCCGTGGCCGTCCTCCTGACGGCGGACCTCGCGGCTCGCGCGGCTGCGGCGCGCGACCTGAGGCATTGGGTCCGGCAGCCGGCGGTGTGGGTGGACTTCGTGGTGCTCGCCACGCTGCTGGCCCCGCTCTGGCTCGCGAACCTGGGGTTCCTGCGCATCTTGCGCCTGTGGACGCTGTCCCAGAAGGATGTTTTCTGGCGGCCGCTGCGCAACAGCCGGCATCGGCATTGGGAAGACGTGGGCCGCGCGGGGATCAACCTCGTCACGTGCCTCTTCCTCATCACGGGCTTCGTCTTCACGGCGTTCGCCCGTCCCGGCTCGGGAATAGAAGGATATATCGACGCCCTCTACTTCACCGTGGCGACGGTCACGACGACAGGTTTCGGGGACATCACCTTGCCCGGAGCCGCAGGAAAGCTCACCTCGATCGTCGCCATGATCGTGGGGATCTCGCTGTTCGTCCGGCTTGCGCAGGCACTGTTCAAGCCGTTCAAGGTGCTCTACCCCTGCCCGCGCTGTGCGCTCCAGCGACACGAGCCGGACGCCGTCCACTGCCGAGCCTGCGGACATATTCTGGCCATTCCCGACCCCGGCGAATGA
- a CDS encoding aspartate/glutamate racemase family protein produces the protein MMARPAALGILQLANTPMMLVGCPGNPATFDFPVRYRQVSGAWVDNVVAGDPAVEAAFVAAARALEQEGVAALTTACGFALRHQRAIAAVLRIPVATSSLLLLPSMLAAARPGGRIGVLTFDARHFSPDLLPLAGVAAPDRVAVMGIEGSESWERMSQPEVQITADILERDVLAAIDRLVAREANLAGLLFECGGFGPVSAAARRRTGLPVLDAIDNARLLMAGVG, from the coding sequence ATGATGGCAAGACCCGCGGCACTCGGCATCCTGCAGCTTGCGAACACGCCGATGATGCTGGTTGGCTGCCCCGGCAACCCGGCCACCTTCGACTTCCCCGTCCGCTATCGCCAGGTGAGCGGCGCCTGGGTCGACAATGTCGTGGCCGGCGACCCCGCCGTGGAAGCGGCCTTCGTGGCCGCAGCCCGCGCGTTGGAGCAGGAGGGCGTGGCGGCGCTGACCACCGCCTGCGGCTTCGCGCTGCGCCACCAGCGGGCGATCGCGGCCGTGCTCCGCATCCCCGTCGCCACGTCCAGCCTGCTGCTGCTGCCGTCCATGCTGGCAGCGGCCCGGCCGGGGGGCCGGATCGGCGTGCTCACCTTCGACGCCCGCCACTTCTCGCCCGACCTGCTGCCGCTGGCGGGCGTCGCCGCACCCGACCGGGTCGCGGTCATGGGCATCGAGGGCAGCGAATCCTGGGAGCGGATGTCGCAGCCCGAGGTCCAGATCACCGCCGACATCCTGGAGCGCGACGTGCTGGCCGCCATCGACCGGCTGGTCGCGCGCGAGGCGAACCTCGCCGGGCTGCTGTTCGAATGCGGCGGCTTCGGCCCGGTCTCTGCCGCTGCGCGCCGCCGCACCGGGCTGCCGGTGCTGGACGCGATCGACAATGCGCGCCTGCTGATGGCCGGCGTCGGCTGA
- a CDS encoding Lrp/AsnC family transcriptional regulator: protein MTIDVPDRHVRHRHPAPEPARSSAWQARAGNDGRIALSEADVRILATLQREGRISKSALADRVNLSASACFERMQRLEKQKVIVSYHATVNLRALVQLHTFFTEVTLKSHHAYDFRRFEAFVQTVPEIVECHALGGGIDYVLKIASRDVDDYQAMIDRLLDSEIGIDRYFTYIVTKVVKSLPQFQVENLL, encoded by the coding sequence TTGACCATCGACGTGCCGGATCGACATGTTCGCCATCGCCACCCGGCGCCCGAGCCCGCCCGCTCAAGCGCATGGCAGGCGCGCGCCGGCAATGACGGCCGCATCGCGTTGAGCGAAGCCGACGTGCGGATCCTGGCGACGCTGCAGCGGGAGGGGCGGATCAGCAAGTCGGCCCTGGCCGACCGGGTCAACCTGTCCGCGAGCGCCTGCTTCGAGCGCATGCAGCGCCTCGAGAAGCAGAAGGTGATCGTCTCCTACCACGCCACCGTGAACCTGCGGGCGCTGGTGCAGCTCCACACCTTCTTCACCGAGGTGACGCTGAAGAGCCACCACGCCTACGACTTCCGCCGGTTCGAGGCCTTCGTGCAGACCGTGCCGGAGATCGTCGAGTGCCATGCGCTGGGCGGCGGCATCGACTATGTGCTGAAGATCGCCTCGCGCGACGTCGACGACTACCAGGCCATGATCGACCGGCTGCTCGACAGCGAGATCGGCATCGACCGCTACTTCACCTACATCGTCACCAAGGTCGTGAAGAGCCTGCCGCAGTTCCAGGTCGAGAACCTGCTGTAG
- a CDS encoding aminotransferase — protein MSPNPLANTPSLEDLDRRHMLHAFTHLADFASGAMGEPRIMVGGDGCHVVDRKGRRYLDGFAGLYCVNVGYGRTEIADAIARQAHGLSYYHAYAGHSSEPAILLAERVIEWAPAGMSRVYFGLSGSDANETQAKIVWYYNNVLGRPAKKKIISRHRGYHGGTVFAGSLTGLPVFHTAFDLPLGPVRHTRNPHHYWEGADGESEEAFSRRCADELEALIQAEGPETVAAFIAEPVLGTGGIIPPPAGYWAAIQPVLRRHDLLLIADEVVCGFGRLGTRFGCDRYGIQPDLLTIAKGLTSAYLPLSGAIVGERVWRVLEEGSAKYGPFGHGYTYSAHPVCAAAALANLDILEREKLTENAASTGAYLQDRLRDRLAGHAHVGEVRGEGLLAAVEFVADRKTKRRFETADKVGARLAAACVERGLIARAMPHGDILGFAPPLVITKAEIDQLVDTTAAAVAAVLG, from the coding sequence ATGAGCCCCAACCCACTCGCCAACACGCCGTCGCTGGAAGACCTCGACCGCCGGCACATGCTGCACGCCTTCACCCACCTGGCGGACTTCGCCTCGGGTGCGATGGGGGAGCCGCGGATCATGGTCGGCGGTGACGGCTGCCACGTCGTCGACCGCAAGGGACGGCGCTATCTCGACGGCTTCGCCGGCCTCTACTGCGTCAATGTCGGCTATGGCCGGACCGAGATCGCCGATGCCATCGCCCGCCAGGCGCACGGCCTGTCCTACTATCACGCCTATGCCGGGCATTCGTCGGAGCCGGCGATCCTGCTGGCCGAACGCGTAATCGAATGGGCGCCGGCCGGTATGTCGCGGGTCTATTTCGGGCTGTCGGGGTCCGACGCCAACGAGACCCAGGCCAAGATCGTCTGGTACTACAACAACGTCCTCGGCCGGCCGGCCAAGAAGAAGATCATCTCGCGCCATCGCGGCTACCATGGCGGCACGGTGTTCGCGGGCAGCCTGACCGGGCTGCCGGTGTTCCACACCGCCTTCGACCTGCCGCTGGGGCCGGTCCGCCACACGCGAAACCCGCACCACTACTGGGAGGGCGCGGACGGCGAGAGCGAGGAGGCCTTCTCGCGCCGCTGCGCCGACGAGCTGGAGGCACTGATCCAGGCCGAGGGGCCGGAGACGGTGGCCGCCTTCATCGCCGAGCCGGTGCTGGGCACCGGCGGCATCATCCCGCCGCCCGCCGGCTACTGGGCGGCGATCCAGCCGGTGCTGCGCCGCCACGACCTGCTGCTGATCGCCGACGAGGTGGTCTGCGGCTTCGGCCGGCTCGGCACCCGCTTCGGCTGCGACCGCTACGGCATTCAGCCCGACCTGTTGACGATCGCCAAGGGCCTGACCAGCGCCTACCTGCCGCTGTCGGGCGCCATCGTCGGCGAGCGGGTGTGGCGGGTGCTGGAGGAAGGGTCGGCCAAGTACGGCCCGTTCGGCCACGGCTACACCTATTCCGCCCACCCGGTCTGCGCGGCGGCAGCGCTCGCCAACCTCGACATCCTCGAGCGCGAGAAGCTGACGGAGAACGCGGCCAGCACCGGCGCCTACCTCCAGGACAGGCTGCGGGACCGGCTGGCGGGCCACGCCCATGTGGGCGAGGTGCGCGGCGAAGGCCTGCTGGCCGCCGTCGAATTCGTGGCCGACCGCAAGACCAAGCGCCGCTTCGAGACAGCCGACAAGGTCGGCGCACGGCTGGCAGCCGCCTGCGTCGAGCGCGGCCTGATCGCGCGCGCCATGCCGCACGGCGACATCCTGGGCTTCGCTCCGCCGCTGGTCATCACCAAGGCCGAGATCGACCAGTTGGTGGATACGACGGCAGCGGCGGTGGCAGCGGTGCTGGGCTGA